In the Nitrospirota bacterium genome, GCCTCTATCATTTCCCTCTCATTATCCACCTGGCGGCTGTTGCATATGAGCCCTGCCAAACGAATGCCGCCAGCTTCTGCAAATTTCAGTATCCCTTTGCATATGTTGTTTGCTGCGTACATGGCCATCATTTCACCGGAGACAACTATATAAATCTCATTGGCCTTACCCTCGCGCATAGGCATGGCAAATCCACCGCAGACGACGTCGCCAAGCACGTCGTAAAAGGCATAATCGATATTCTCATCTTCCGCATAAGCGCCAAGCTGTTCTAATAGATTAATAGCTGTAATAATACCCCTGCCTGCACACCCAACCCCGGGTTCAGGCCCGCCTGATTCGGTGCAGAGTGTTTTGCCAAAGCCTTCAATGCGAACATCTTCAAGTTTCACTTCTTGCCCTTCTTCCCGCAGGGTGTCTAAAACTGTGCTCTGGTTCAGTCCGCCAAGAAGGAGTCTTGTTGAATCTGCCTTTGGATCACAGCCGACCACCATGACCTTTCTACCCATCTCTGCAAGCCCGGCTACTGTATTTTGTGTGGTTGTTGACTTTCCAATGCCACCCTTTCCGTAAATTGCGATTTTTCTGGTCACCATGTCGACCCTCCTTTCTGATTTATTATTACATACGCAATCAACGTGCCAGTTTAGAAAACTAAGAAAGACGGGCGTTTACACAGGTTTCAATGTTTTTGCCAGAACAATATTGTTGTTTATAGAACATTATTGTTGCAAAATGTTTGAAAAATGGAAAAATACAGATAAAGTTTAACCTGAAAAATGCGTTCTATTATATTTTCAGGGAGGCATGTGTGCAGAAAAAGCTCTCCGGCAGCAGCTTTGTAGGCGGTACCACAACCCTGAAATCCTGCAAGTTTTCATGTCGCCTGTATCGATAACAATAAATACGCAGATTCTGCATTGGAGAGGTTTTTATGTACATGTGCCTTCCTTAATTTTCGGTCAAATGCATTTTTTGGGTTAATGCAGTCGGTGGTTAAAATGAATGAATAAAAAAAAGAGAGGAGAGATGAAATTCTCTCCCCTCTTTGATGCTGCTGTAATACCTTATATTGCTGCCTCTCCTTTATCGCCGGTCCTGATTCTTATGACATCCTCAAGGGAATAAAGGAATATCTTTCCTCTCCTATGTTTCCTGTTTTTGCCTTCTCAATAATCGTAGAAACAACTTTATCTATTATTGAATCAGGGATAACCACCTCTATCTTTATCTTGGGTATGAAGTTCACCTCATATTCTGCACCCCTGTATATTTCTACATGTCCTTTTTGCCTCCCGAATCCTTTCACCTCGGTAATAGTCATACCGTGAATCCCGATTGAATTGAGAGCGTCTTTTACTTCATCAAGTTTAAAGGGTTTTATTATTGCCTCTATTTTTTTCATATTCCCTCCATTTTCTCATTATTTTTTATAGGTTGTATGCCTTCTCTCCATGCTGGCTTTCGTCAAGTCCAGTAATTTCGTGTTCGTCCTCGACCCTTATGCCAACAAATACCTTATATAAGCATAAAGATGATAAAGGTCACAACAGCAACGTACAGCATTGTGACTCCGACAGCTATGAGCTGGGTCATAAGCTGGCCTGGATTTCCGTATAAGAGGCCTCTGCCAGCTTCATTTATTGCCGGATCAGCAAAAATGCCGGTGAGAATAGCGCCCAAGGTCCCTGCTACTCCATGAATACCAAAGGCATCGAGTGAATCATCATAACCGAGCTTCGGCTTGATGGCTGCAACAGAAAAGTAAGGGATGATCCCGCCCAAGACCCCCATAATAATTGCACCTTTGATATTCACAAAACCTGCTGCAGGGGTTATAACAACAAGGCCCGCTATTGCACCTGAAGCAAGACCTAAGATCGTAGGCTTTCTTGTATGCATCCATTCGATAAACATCCAGGATATCGCAGCAACTGCAGTAGCGGTATTGGTATTAATAAAGGCGGCTCTGTCTGGATAGGCATTCAGGACATCGGACAGGTGGACAAAATCTACACGCGGGAACTCAGGCAGTCGATACTGAATTCCTGCGGGAGCAATATCATCGGGTACCTTGCAGATCCCGACACGGCGGAATACTTCAGCAAGAGACTGGGGAAGACGACATTTTTTGAGGCCGACGATTCCCAGCATATGGGGCCTTCAATGAAGGACGGCCGTTTGAACATCTCTCAGAGGAAGAAGGAAGAGTGGCTTATATTGCCCTCGGAAATTATGCACCTTCCAAAGTTCGAGTGTTTTGTAAAAGTCCCCGGATTTCCCTTCACAAGAACAAGGGTGACACGTAAAGACTATGCAGACATAGTGACGCCTTTCGAGATACGCGACGGGTTGTCCCTTGATATATAACTCGGGGAAGACGATAAAGAACGACCGCTGCTCAATCATAGTTGTGCATGGTATAATCAACCGGTATTTTCAAGCCTTGTTGGTCCCCATGTCTCCTAGGAGACAGGAGAGGAGGATAGATTAATGGGACTATACAAGAGACGTGATTCACCGATATGGTGGATGAGTTTTTCAGTCAGTGGAAGGCCTTACAGACGCAGCACAGGCACAGACAACAAAAAACTGGCAGAAGCGATCCTTGGCAAGGTAAAGACCCAGGTTCAGGAAGGCAGATGGTTTGAGATCGATGAGGCAAAGCAACATACTTTTGATGAAATGATGGACAGGCTTATTAAAGATCATGCGCCTACGGTGTCTGGGAAAATGCTGAAAAGCTACCGGAATTCCCTTGCACATCTCAGCGAGTTTTTCTCCGGGCAGACACTTGATAAGATCGATACTGATTCCGTGATGCAGTATGTTGCTCACCGCCGGGAGCAAACTTGCGTGCCTGGGACA is a window encoding:
- the nifH gene encoding nitrogenase iron protein, producing the protein MTRKIAIYGKGGIGKSTTTQNTVAGLAEMGRKVMVVGCDPKADSTRLLLGGLNQSTVLDTLREEGQEVKLEDVRIEGFGKTLCTESGGPEPGVGCAGRGIITAINLLEQLGAYAEDENIDYAFYDVLGDVVCGGFAMPMREGKANEIYIVVSGEMMAMYAANNICKGILKFAEAGGIRLAGLICNSRQVDNEREMIEAFAEKLGSHMIHFIPRDNMVQRAEINRKTVIEFDPKHPQADEYRTLAKKMEENRKFVIPDPLAIDELEKLLINYGIAA
- a CDS encoding type IV secretion system DNA-binding domain-containing protein — protein: MHPFDKHPGYRSNCSSGIGINKGGSVWIGIQDIGQVDKIYTRELRQSILNSCGSNIIGYLADPDTAEYFSKRLGKTTFFEADDSQHMGPSMKDGRLNISQRKKEEWLILPSEIMHLPKFECFVKVPGFPFTRTRVTRKDYADIVTPFEIRDGLSLDI